A section of the Flavobacterium sp. CG_23.5 genome encodes:
- a CDS encoding nucleoside-diphosphate kinase — protein MATNRTFTMIKPDGVENGHIGNILAMITTAGFKIVSLKLTQLTVADAQAFYAVHAARPFYGELVEFMTRGPIVAAILEKDNAVEDFRTLIGATNPAEAAEGTIRKAYATSIGENAVHGSDSDENAAIEGAFHFAGREQF, from the coding sequence ATGGCTACTAATAGAACTTTTACAATGATTAAGCCTGATGGCGTTGAAAACGGACACATCGGAAATATATTAGCAATGATCACAACTGCTGGTTTCAAAATCGTTTCTTTGAAATTAACTCAATTAACTGTTGCTGATGCACAAGCATTTTATGCTGTTCACGCTGCAAGACCATTCTACGGTGAATTAGTTGAATTCATGACTCGTGGTCCTATTGTTGCTGCTATTTTAGAAAAAGACAACGCTGTTGAAGATTTCAGAACATTAATTGGTGCTACAAACCCAGCTGAAGCTGCTGAAGGAACTATCCGTAAAGCATACGCAACTTCTATTGGAGAAAATGCAGTTCACGGTTCTGATAGCGATGAAAATGCAGCTATCGAAGGTGCTTTCCATTTTGCTGGAAGAGAGCAGTTCTAG
- a CDS encoding DUF721 domain-containing protein has protein sequence MAKRLNNQSTIGDVLKQIIQVNKLQPGMDQIDVKDAWKNLMGNGVNSYTRNVVLKGSTLYVELTSSVLREELSHGRSKIVAMINEELRRDVVKDVVLR, from the coding sequence ATGGCAAAAAGACTAAATAATCAAAGTACGATAGGGGATGTTTTGAAACAAATCATCCAAGTAAACAAACTGCAGCCAGGAATGGACCAGATTGACGTAAAGGATGCTTGGAAAAACCTGATGGGGAACGGTGTTAATAGTTATACCAGAAATGTAGTTTTGAAAGGTTCGACTTTATATGTAGAGTTGACTTCTTCGGTTTTGAGAGAAGAATTAAGTCATGGAAGATCCAAAATTGTCGCGATGATCAACGAAGAATTGCGTCGTGACGTGGTTAAGGACGTAGTTTTGAGATAA